A portion of the Tepidisphaeraceae bacterium genome contains these proteins:
- a CDS encoding bifunctional DNA primase/polymerase, with product MSIYDEMLRAVAGGVSVVPICRTTKRPHRKLLPQVERPDPKTGQLKQSGTWKPFQAAIAAPEQLAKWRGAQAFAAVCGTISGRGQGGHLVLDFDERRFYDAWVTLVGELVGELADGLPDAERWHPRGDDLPEPGRLREAGVDVK from the coding sequence ATGAGCATCTACGACGAAATGCTTCGTGCCGTCGCCGGTGGCGTGTCCGTCGTGCCGATTTGCCGCACGACCAAGCGGCCGCACAGGAAGCTGCTGCCGCAGGTCGAGCGGCCGGACCCCAAGACGGGCCAACTCAAGCAGTCGGGCACGTGGAAGCCGTTCCAGGCCGCGATCGCCGCCCCCGAGCAGCTGGCCAAGTGGCGCGGCGCCCAGGCGTTCGCCGCGGTGTGCGGCACGATCTCCGGTCGCGGCCAGGGCGGTCACCTCGTGCTCGACTTCGACGAACGTCGCTTCTACGACGCGTGGGTGACGCTGGTCGGCGAGCTGGTCGGCGAGCTGGCCGACGGGCTGCCAGACGCAGAGCGGTGGCATCCACGTGGCGATGATCTGCCCGAGCCCGGGCGGCTGCGAGAAGCTGGCGTGGATGTCAAATGA
- a CDS encoding recombinase family protein: MKKIIEPQKTIRCAIYTRKSTEEGLQQAFNTLDAQRESAEADIASQKTEGWTCLPDRYDDGGFTGGNLERPAVQRLMKDIEAGLVDCVVVYKVDRLSRSLLDFAKLMEVFDRHKVALVSVTQHFNTTHGMGRLTLNVLLSFAQFEREIISERIRDKIAAARRKGKFAGGRPVLGYDVLRSPQGPKLVVNDTEATQVRRIFSIYLYRRALIPAVAAITELGWTAKAWVGRDGTPRGGQPFNKSTLHQLPTNVVYTGKVRYKEEVHPGEHAAIVDDETYQKVQAVLSRNGKTGGAAVRNRHGALLKGILRCSPCDCSMGNTYSSKGTKRYRYYVCLNAHKRGWDTCQSKSVPAAENEAFVVEQIRSIGSDPAVVAETVRAARAQVEGRLAELKAEDKRLEKAAKQDHATVLRLIGLDHASRSCLIDTGRALATVFAGYVRREFGNAAVRVQRVTLHVEEGER, translated from the coding sequence GTGAAGAAGATCATTGAACCGCAGAAGACCATCCGCTGCGCCATCTACACCCGCAAGAGCACCGAGGAAGGGTTGCAGCAGGCGTTCAACACGCTCGACGCCCAGCGGGAGAGTGCGGAAGCCGACATCGCTTCTCAAAAGACCGAGGGCTGGACCTGCCTGCCCGATCGCTACGACGACGGCGGCTTCACCGGCGGAAACCTCGAACGTCCGGCGGTGCAGCGGCTGATGAAGGACATTGAGGCGGGGCTGGTGGATTGCGTCGTGGTGTACAAGGTCGACCGCCTCAGTCGCTCCCTGCTGGACTTCGCCAAGCTGATGGAGGTGTTCGACCGGCACAAGGTCGCGTTGGTCAGCGTGACCCAGCACTTCAACACGACCCACGGCATGGGACGGCTCACCCTGAACGTGCTGCTGTCGTTCGCCCAGTTCGAGCGGGAGATCATCAGCGAGCGGATCCGGGACAAGATCGCCGCCGCCCGCAGGAAGGGCAAGTTCGCCGGGGGCCGCCCGGTGTTGGGCTACGACGTGCTGCGCAGCCCGCAGGGCCCCAAGCTGGTGGTGAACGATACGGAGGCAACGCAGGTACGGCGTATCTTCTCGATCTACCTCTACCGCCGAGCCCTCATCCCGGCCGTCGCCGCCATCACCGAACTCGGGTGGACGGCGAAGGCGTGGGTCGGCCGGGACGGTACGCCACGCGGCGGGCAGCCGTTCAACAAGAGCACGCTGCACCAGCTGCCGACGAACGTCGTCTACACCGGCAAGGTGCGGTACAAGGAAGAGGTCCACCCCGGCGAGCACGCCGCGATCGTGGATGACGAGACCTACCAGAAGGTGCAGGCGGTCCTCAGTCGCAACGGCAAGACCGGCGGTGCCGCCGTCCGCAATCGCCACGGCGCATTACTTAAAGGTATCCTTCGCTGCAGCCCCTGCGACTGCTCGATGGGGAACACGTACAGCAGCAAGGGGACGAAGCGGTACCGCTACTACGTCTGCCTCAACGCCCACAAGCGGGGCTGGGACACCTGCCAGAGCAAGTCGGTGCCGGCGGCGGAGAACGAGGCGTTCGTCGTCGAGCAGATCCGCAGCATCGGCAGCGACCCTGCGGTGGTGGCTGAGACGGTACGGGCGGCGCGGGCACAGGTCGAGGGGCGGCTGGCGGAGTTGAAGGCTGAGGACAAGCGGCTGGAGAAGGCGGCCAAGCAGGACCACGCGACGGTGCTGCGGCTGATCGGGCTAGACCACGCCAGCCGGTCCTGCCTGATCGACACGGGCCGGGCCCTGGCCACCGTCTTCGCCGGCTACGTCCGCCGTGAGTTCGGCAACGCCGCCGTGCGGGTGCAGCGGGTGACGCTCCACGTGGAAGAGGGCGAGCGATGA
- a CDS encoding DUF2924 domain-containing protein: protein MSINVKAELAKLTQMSPAQLRQKYADIFGEASRSGNKDFLIKRISWRVQSLAEGGLSERAKARAAEIARDADLRTTVPRTPAVAQTVTLPAPPMNRRLPMPGAVLTRQYQGRLIQVTVLPKGFEWDGTVYRSLSAVAKAVTGSHWNGYGFFNLLSEGEAK, encoded by the coding sequence ATGAGCATCAACGTCAAGGCCGAGCTGGCGAAGCTCACCCAGATGAGCCCTGCGCAGCTGCGGCAGAAGTACGCCGACATCTTCGGCGAGGCGTCGCGGTCGGGCAACAAGGACTTCCTGATCAAGCGCATCAGCTGGCGTGTGCAGTCGCTGGCCGAAGGGGGCCTCAGCGAGCGGGCCAAGGCGCGGGCGGCCGAGATCGCCCGCGACGCCGACCTTCGCACCACCGTTCCCCGCACGCCCGCTGTGGCGCAAACGGTGACGCTGCCGGCGCCACCGATGAACCGTCGGTTGCCCATGCCGGGGGCGGTCCTCACGCGGCAGTACCAAGGCCGCCTCATCCAAGTGACGGTGCTTCCCAAGGGCTTCGAGTGGGACGGGACGGTTTACCGCTCCCTCAGCGCCGTCGCCAAGGCCGTCACCGGCAGCCACTGGAACGGCTACGGGTTCTTCAACCTCTTATCAGAAGGAGAGGCCAAGTGA
- a CDS encoding nucleoside hydrolase, with the protein MKRPLIDAVQGVAVLAKRQVPITGGSPVDIVRCVVAIALCVSSALCGVGQASTGDRAIIDTDFRTNCDDAGALAMLHALADRGECEIIGVVASTTGPHVVAAIDAVNTYYGRGDLPVGLSPRPSLPEGPGADNYAPALADPARFPSDATNATAPESTALYRKLLYGSPDGSVKIVVVGGQSCLAMLLQSAADHEADGSIGVTGADLVRAKVRETVIMGGAFRQPNRWEFNIKLDVKAADAVAQHWPGPIVYSGFEVGDRVMTGGTLQHPDTNPIALAYTLGQHTGDGVGKPGPRQSWDQTAVYYAVRGTGDAQSPLWRLSDPVTIRFKGKTEFAPAVDALAPDQLRRYLIDAAPKAEVAGRIDVLMLQPLADR; encoded by the coding sequence ATGAAACGCCCGCTGATCGACGCAGTACAAGGCGTTGCGGTGCTGGCCAAGCGGCAAGTACCCATCACCGGAGGATCGCCCGTGGACATCGTGCGCTGCGTCGTCGCCATCGCCCTTTGCGTCAGCTCCGCGCTCTGTGGTGTTGGCCAAGCCAGCACAGGCGACCGGGCGATCATCGACACCGACTTCCGCACCAACTGCGACGACGCCGGCGCGCTGGCGATGCTGCACGCGTTGGCGGACCGCGGCGAGTGCGAGATCATCGGCGTCGTCGCCAGCACCACCGGGCCCCACGTGGTCGCGGCGATCGATGCGGTCAACACCTACTACGGCCGCGGCGACCTGCCGGTCGGCCTCAGCCCCCGGCCGTCGCTGCCCGAGGGGCCCGGGGCCGACAACTACGCGCCGGCCCTGGCGGACCCGGCGCGGTTCCCCAGCGACGCCACCAACGCTACCGCGCCCGAGTCGACGGCGCTCTACCGTAAGCTGCTCTACGGGTCGCCCGACGGCAGCGTGAAGATCGTGGTCGTCGGCGGGCAGAGCTGCCTGGCGATGCTGCTGCAGAGCGCGGCCGACCACGAGGCCGACGGCTCGATCGGCGTTACCGGCGCGGACCTCGTCCGCGCGAAGGTGAGGGAGACCGTCATCATGGGTGGCGCCTTCCGCCAGCCGAACCGCTGGGAGTTCAACATCAAGCTCGACGTGAAGGCCGCCGACGCGGTCGCGCAGCATTGGCCGGGACCGATCGTCTACTCCGGGTTCGAGGTCGGCGATCGCGTGATGACCGGCGGCACGCTCCAGCACCCGGACACGAACCCGATCGCGCTGGCGTACACGCTCGGCCAGCACACGGGCGACGGGGTCGGCAAGCCCGGCCCGCGTCAAAGCTGGGACCAGACCGCCGTCTACTACGCCGTTCGCGGCACGGGCGATGCCCAGTCGCCGCTGTGGCGACTGAGCGACCCGGTCACGATTCGCTTTAAGGGCAAGACCGAGTTCGCACCCGCCGTCGATGCCCTCGCGCCCGATCAACTGCGGCGCTACCTGATCGACGCAGCACCCAAGGCCGAGGTCGCCGGTCGGATCGACGTGCTCATGCTGCAACCGCTGGCCGACAGATAG
- a CDS encoding GNAT family N-acetyltransferase yields the protein MPDMLVKLYDLPPRHAAVARCAAEGITIRGAMPYEKTIVLGWIRQEFQVGWSDEADAAFARQPINCIIATDRGRVVGFAAHDATARGFFGPTGVQASHRNRGIGKALLLYSLHGMADLGYAYAIIGQAEEKARDFYAKAVGATLIPGSDPSIYRDWLKSS from the coding sequence ATGCCCGACATGCTGGTGAAGTTATATGACCTGCCGCCGCGCCATGCGGCGGTGGCGCGATGCGCGGCCGAGGGCATCACGATCCGTGGGGCAATGCCGTACGAGAAGACGATCGTGCTGGGCTGGATCCGACAGGAGTTCCAGGTTGGCTGGTCCGATGAGGCCGACGCCGCGTTCGCCCGCCAGCCGATCAACTGCATCATCGCGACCGACCGGGGACGCGTGGTGGGCTTCGCGGCCCACGACGCCACCGCCCGCGGCTTCTTCGGTCCCACCGGTGTGCAGGCGTCGCACCGTAATCGAGGCATCGGCAAGGCACTGCTGCTCTATAGCCTGCACGGGATGGCCGACCTAGGCTACGCCTACGCCATCATCGGGCAGGCCGAGGAGAAGGCGCGCGACTTCTACGCGAAAGCGGTTGGCGCCACGTTGATCCCCGGCTCGGATCCGAGCATCTACCGTGACTGGTTGAAGTCGTCTTAA
- a CDS encoding PEP-CTERM sorting domain-containing protein — MKSKLLVCMAATCVAGWMSAGVDAAVLTNPVLVAGAGAIDPAGAQTIDTNGSASGSNVLTPQATLEARTDFQAIQQFTDNPTSGSNIAAGTNYLSFSDPTLPDVRLSFSGSYSANSGRDINNLHRVTSGTSALEIVGLNSTANTATLNITFGSYDSTSGAFATGVNSVAAVGFAVANLYLSHSAEVSYFDSLGNLLNIQTARGSNSDLDDGASGNSRGRDVYFGFETPDGQHDIATVAITLSGGVISAGIDDIGFATVAAVPEPATAALLTMGGLVLLARRR, encoded by the coding sequence ATGAAGAGCAAACTGTTGGTATGTATGGCGGCAACCTGCGTTGCCGGATGGATGTCGGCCGGCGTCGATGCTGCGGTGCTGACGAACCCGGTGCTGGTGGCGGGCGCAGGCGCCATCGACCCGGCCGGTGCACAGACGATCGATACGAACGGCAGTGCGTCAGGCTCGAATGTCCTGACGCCGCAGGCAACCTTGGAGGCCCGCACCGACTTCCAGGCGATCCAGCAGTTTACGGACAACCCGACGTCGGGCTCCAACATTGCGGCCGGGACGAATTACTTGAGCTTTTCAGACCCGACGTTGCCCGACGTCCGCCTCTCCTTCAGCGGTTCGTATTCGGCCAACTCGGGCAGGGACATAAATAACCTGCATCGCGTGACATCTGGCACGTCGGCCCTTGAGATCGTTGGATTGAACTCCACCGCCAACACGGCGACGCTCAACATCACGTTTGGCTCCTACGATTCGACATCCGGCGCCTTTGCCACCGGCGTCAATTCCGTGGCAGCGGTCGGGTTCGCGGTCGCCAATCTGTACCTGAGCCATTCGGCGGAGGTGTCGTACTTCGATAGCTTGGGAAACCTGCTGAACATTCAGACGGCGAGGGGGTCCAATTCCGACTTAGATGATGGTGCGAGCGGCAATTCTCGCGGGCGCGACGTCTATTTTGGTTTCGAAACGCCCGATGGTCAGCATGACATCGCCACCGTCGCCATCACGCTTAGCGGTGGTGTGATCTCCGCGGGCATCGACGACATCGGCTTTGCCACGGTCGCCGCGGTGCCCGAACCTGCGACGGCCGCACTGCTCACGATGGGCGGCTTGGTTCTCCTAGCCAGACGTCGATAG